The Deltaproteobacteria bacterium sequence GCGGTGCGCACCGCGTCGAGCGTCTCGCTGAGCGTACCGATCTGGTTGACCTTGACCAGGATCGAGTTGGCGACCCCGGCGTCGATGCCGCGCGCGAGGCGCTCCGTATTGGTGACGAACAGGTCGTCACCGACGAGCTGGATGCGTCCGCCCAGCTCCTTCGTGAGCGCCTGCCACCCGTCCCAGTCGTCCTCGGCCAACCCGTCTTCGATCGACACGAGCGGGTACTTGGCGGTCCAGTCGGCGTACAGGCCGATCATGTCGGTCGCCGATCGCGCCTCGCCCTCGTAGCGGTACACGCGGGCGTCGGCGTCGTACAGCTCGGTGGCCGCCACATCCAACGCGAGCGCGACGTCCTCGCCCGGGCGATAGCCGGCCGCCTCGATCGCCTCGAGCAGGATGGCGAGCGCCTCGTCGGCGCTGCCCATCGACGGCGCGAACCCGCCCTCGTCGCCGACGGCGGTGACCTTGCCCCGCGCGCGCAGCAGCTTCTTGAGGTGGTGAAACACCTCGGCGCCGGCGCGCAGCGCCTCGGCGAAGCTCGGCCGGCCGGCGGGAACGATCATGAACTCCTGGACGTCGAGGTTGTTGTCGGCGTGCGCGCCGCCGTTGATGACGTTCATCAGCGGCACCGGCATCGTGAGCGAACCGGCGCCGCCGAGGTAGCGGTATAGCGGAAGCCCGTGCGCGTCGGCCGCCGCGCGCGCCGCCGCGAGCGACACGGCGAGGATCGCGTTGGCGCCCAGCCGGCTCTTGTTGGGCGTGCCGTCCAGTTCGATCAGCGCGTCGTCGACCGCGCGCTGCTCGGCGGCGTCGAGGCCGACGATCTCGGGGGCGATGCGGTCCACGATGTTCGCCACCGCCTGGCGCACGCCCTTGCCGAGGAAGCGCGCGGGGTCGCCGTCGCGCAGTTCGACGGCCTCGTGCTCGCCGGTGGAGGCCCCGGACGGCACCATCGCGCGGCCGTGGGCGCCCGACGCGAGCAGCACCTCCGCTTCGACGGTCGGGTTGCCCCGTGAATCCAACACTTCGCGGGCGTGTACGCTGACGATCTCAGTCATCGGGGCGCGTGTATCATACGCGCATCATGATGACCAGAGCCCTGGCGAGCCTCGGTCCGGCGGCAGTGGCATGTGCGCTGGCGTCCGCCTGCGCCGGCCGCGGGCGACCGGTGCAGCCGCCGACCGTGCCGCCGCCGGCCGCAGACGCCGTGGCCGCCGCGCGCGCGGTGGTCGAGCAGTACGAGCAGGGCTACGAGGTGCTCAGTGCCGAGGCGCTGAAGCCGCTTTACGCGCCCGGCGACGATGTGCTGGTGGTCGCGCAGGGGCGCGCGTGGCGCGGCGTTGCCGCGGTGGACGGCTACCTGCGCGATCTGTTCGCCCGTGCCGAGGCGGTGCGGCTCGACCTGTCCGACGTGCGCGTGCAGTCGCTCGGCGCCGACGCGGCCGAGGTGTCCGCCGCCGTGGTCCGCGAGATCCGCACGGGCGCGACGACGGCGATCGAGCGGGGGGTGCTCACCCTGACCTTGTCGCGAGTGGGCGACCGCTGGTTGATCCGCACCGAGCACTTCTCGTACGGTCGCTGAATGCGGCAGATCGGCGTCGGCCTGTTGGGCCTCGGCAACGTCGGCTCCGGCGTCGTGCGGCTCCTGGCCGAGAACGCCGAAGCGATCGAGGACCGCCTCGGTGCTCAGTTGGTGGTGCGGGCGATCGCCGTGCGCGCGCCCGACAAGCCGCGCGCGGTCGACGTCGACCCGGCGCTGGTGACCACCGACGCCGGCGCCGTCATCGACCGCGATGACGTCGACATCGTGTGCGAGCTGGTCGGCGGCGAGACCGATGCGCGCGACTATGTGCTGCGCGCGATCGACCGCGGCAAGCACGTCGTCACCGCGAACAAGGCGCTGTTGGCGGTGCACGGCGAGGAGGTGTTCACCGCCGCGGAGCGCCGTGGCGTCGACGTCTACTACGAGGCCGCCGTGTGCGCCGGCGTGCCGATCATCCGGGCGCTGCGCGAGGGGCTCGCGTCCGACCGCATCGAGTCCGTGTACGGCATCGTCAACGGCACGTCCAACTTCATCCTCACCCGGATGGCCGAGGAGGGCGCGCCGTTCGACGAAGTGGTGCGCGCCGCGCAGGAGGCTGGCTACGCCGAGGCGGACCCGTCGTTCGACGTCGACGGCATCGACGCCGCGCACAAGCTCGCGATCCTCACCATGCTGTGCTTCGGCACGAGCGTGGCGCTGTCGGACATCTACATCGAGGACATCCGGTCGCTGTCGCCGGTCGACTTCGCGTTCGCCGACCGGTTCGGCTACGTGATCAAGCCGCTCGCCATCGCGCGCGCACACGACGACGGGCTCGAGCTGCGCGTCCATCCGACGATGGTGCCCAAGAGCTGGCTGCTCGCGAGCGTGCCGGGCGCCAACAACGCGCTGTACGTGCGGTCGTACGCGCTCGGCCCGTCGATGTACTACGGGGCGGGCGCGGGCATGATGCCGACGGCGGTCGCGGCCGTATCCGATCTGATCGAGGTGAGCCGCAACGTGCTGGCGAACGCGGCGGGCCACCTGCCGCTGCGCAGCTACGCGCGCATGCCGAACCGGCCGGTGCGCGACATCGGCCGGCTCGACACGCCGTACTACATGCGGTTCGGAGTGCTCGACCGCCCGGGCGTGCTCGGCCAGCTCACCACCGTGCTCGGCGACCACCAGATCTCGATCGCGCAGGTCGTCCAGGAGGGGCCGCGCGAGCCGGAGCGGCCGGTGCGCGTCGTCGTGCTCACCCACGCGGCGCGCGAGAGCAACGTGCGCCACGCGCTCGCGCAGGTCGCCAAGCTCGCGTCGGTCGTCGAGCCGGCGCAGATCATCCGCATCGCGCAGTGACCGCGGAGCCGCCGTGATCTACCGCCAGCGCGTCATCTTCGGCGACACCGATCAGATGGGGGTCGTGTACTACGCGAACTACCTGCGCTACTTCGAGGCGGCGCGCGCCGCGTTCTTGCGCGCCAAGGGCGGCTCGCACCGCGACCTCGACGCGTGGGGGGTGGCCCTGCCGGTCGCCGAGGCGCACTGTAAGTACCACCGACCCGCCCGCTACGAAGACGTGCTCGAGGTGGACGCGCGGGTCACCGAGCTGCGCGGCGCGTCGCTGCGGTTCGACTACGCGATCCGGCGCGACGGCGAGCTGCTGGTCACCGGCTACACCGTCCACGCGTGCGTGGACGCCGGCGGCAGGCCGCGGCGCATCCCGGGGCCGCTGCGCGACCTGATCGGACCGGTGCCGAGCGAGTAGGGGCGGCCGGCGCCGGCCGGTTGATCGCCTCGAGGTCGCGTGGTTCACTCCGGGCCCATGGACGACCGCAACCTGGCTCTCGAGATGGCGCGCGTGACCGAGGCGGCGGCGCTGGCCGCGGCGCGCGAAATGGGGCGCGGCGACCGGCGGCACGCGGATCACGTGGCCGTCGAGGCGATGCGGCGCGCGTTCGACCGCATCGACATCCGCGGCACCGTCGTGATCGGGGAAGGCGAGCGCGACGAGGCGCCGATGCTGTACATCGGCGAGCAGGTCGGCGCCGGCTGGCACAACGGCAACGAGCGGTCGCCGCGCGTCGACATCGCCGTCGACCCGCTCGAAGGCACCAACCTGTGCGCGACCGGCGCGCCGGACGCGATCGCGGTCATCGCGCTGGCCGACGACGGCAAGTTCCTCAACGCGCCCGACACCTATATGGAAAAGATCGCGGTCGGCCCGGCCGCGCGCGGCGTGATCGACCTGCGCGAGAGCTGGACGTGGAACTTGCAGCGGATCGCGAAGGCGGTCGGCAAGGACGTCACCGATCTCACCGCGATCATCCTGGACCGCGACCGGCACAAGGAGCTGATCGCCGAGGTTCGCCAGGCGGGGGCGCGCATTCGGCTGATCGGCGACGGCGACGTGTCCGCGGCGATCGCGACGTGCAAGGAGGAGACCGGCATCGACGTGCTGTTCGGCACGGGCGGCGCGCCCGAGGGCGTCATCGCGGCCGCCGCGCTGCGCTGCGTCGGCGGCGACATGCAGGGCCGGCTGCGCTGGCGCAGCGACGAGGAAAAGCAGCGCGGGCTGGCGATGGGGATCCAGGACCCGGACAAGATCTACACGCTCGAGGAACTCGCCCAGGGCCACGTCATGTTTGCGGCGACCGGCGTGACCTCGGGCAGCTTCCTGTCGGGCGTGCGGTTCTTCGGCGGCGGCGCGCACACCGAGTCGGTCGTCATGCGGTCGAAGTCCGGCACGGTCCGGTGGATCAAGACGACCCATCGGTTCGAGTCGAAGCCGGCGTACGACTGGTTCAAGGCGCCCCGCTAACGCGGGGTCGCACGCCCGCGCGGGCGGCAGCCGCCGAGCGGACGCCCCGCTCCTCGCGGGCGGCGCGCGTCCGGCGTGCGCGCGGTCGGTGCCCGCCGGATTGTGACGTCCCGTACGGTCCGGGTGAGACATGTCCGTGTCGTGCGCACCTGCCGTGGCCGATGTGTGCACAACGTACGGAGCCGGGGCAGCGATTCCGTTTGCTTGCCGCTGGCACGCCTCGTGCCTTGGGAACGCGCATGACGATGAAAACGTGGATCCTGAGCGGGGTGTTCGCGGTCGCGGCCTCGGCCTGCGCGACCGAGGGCACCGTAGTCGACGGCAAGGCCAAGCACCTCGAGAGCTGTTTCTCCAACGGGCTCGCGATCGCGTGCGTGCCGACGGCCAGACCGATGATCGAGGGGATGGACCTCGACGGCGACGGCGTGCGGGAAGCGTTCGTCTGCGCCGACATGGAGTCGGACTCGGATTCGGCGGACGATGACGGGAGCGCCGGCGGCGGGGTGTCGGACTCCGACTCGACGTCGGATGCCGACACCTGCGTCGACGACTCGTCGTCCGACAGCACGTCGGACAGCGCGAGCGACTCGGACGGCGACTCGGACGGCGACCTCGACGGCGACTCCGATGTCGACAGCGACTCCGACTCCGACGGCGACGACGACGGCGTACCCGACGAGATCGACTGCGATTGCGGCGGCACCACACCTCCCGGCGACGATTCGCCCGCGGGCGACCCGGTTCCCTGAGCCTCGTGCGAATGCGGTCGGCGCTGGTGGCGACCACCATGGCGCTCGCGGCATGGGGCTGCGAGCGTGGAACGGCAAACGCAACCAATCCACCTGGTGACTCGGCAACTGTCGCCACCAGTGCCGACCAGCTGTTTTCACTCGACCGCATTGCGCGCTTCGACTTGACGCTCGACGAGCGCGCGATCGCGTCGCTCGAAGCCGCGCCCCGGCGCTACGTCGAGGGCGTATTTGCCTATGGCGGCGTCACGTACGAACGCGTCGCCGTCCGGCTCAAGGGGCATCGGGCGATGCAGTCGTTCGACGGCAAGCCCGCGTTCAAGATCCACTTCGGCAAGTGGCACAAGGGCCGCCGGTTTCTCGGCCTCAAGGCGCTCACGCTCAACAACATGGTCGAGGATCCGACCATGATGCGCGAGGTGATCGCCTACCGGTTGTTTCGCGAGGCCGGCGTGCCGGTGCCGCGTGCCGGCTACGCGACGCTCTACGTCAACGGCGAGTACTACGGGCTGTACGCGAACATCGAGACGGTCGACAAGCGGTTCGTCAAACACCACATCGGCGCCGGCCGCGCGCCGGTGTTCGAAGGCGAGTACGGCTGCGACCTGTACCCGGATGACGTGCCCGGTTTCGAGATCGAGGTCGGCGACGACCGCGATCGGGCCGCGCTGGCCGCGCTCGCCGCCGACCCGCTCGCCGGCATCGACCGCGAGCGGGTGCTGGCGTATCTGGCCACGAGCGCCGCGGTCGGCGATTTCGACGGCTATCGCCACGCGCACAACTACCGGGTCGTGCGCGATCCGGCCACGAAGCGGTGGGCGTTCATCCCGTGGGGACTCGACCGCACGTTCAAACAGCGGCTGTCGGTCTACGACAGCGGCGGGCTGGTCGCGAAGCTGTGCTTCGC is a genomic window containing:
- a CDS encoding phosphopyruvate hydratase; its protein translation is MTEIVSVHAREVLDSRGNPTVEAEVLLASGAHGRAMVPSGASTGEHEAVELRDGDPARFLGKGVRQAVANIVDRIAPEIVGLDAAEQRAVDDALIELDGTPNKSRLGANAILAVSLAAARAAADAHGLPLYRYLGGAGSLTMPVPLMNVINGGAHADNNLDVQEFMIVPAGRPSFAEALRAGAEVFHHLKKLLRARGKVTAVGDEGGFAPSMGSADEALAILLEAIEAAGYRPGEDVALALDVAATELYDADARVYRYEGEARSATDMIGLYADWTAKYPLVSIEDGLAEDDWDGWQALTKELGGRIQLVGDDLFVTNTERLARGIDAGVANSILVKVNQIGTLSETLDAVRTAQHAAYTAVISHRSGETEDAFIADLAVATNAGQIKTGSASRSDRIAKYNQLLRIADDLDDQQRWPGRAAFRAGGRA
- a CDS encoding DUF4440 domain-containing protein; the encoded protein is MMTRALASLGPAAVACALASACAGRGRPVQPPTVPPPAADAVAAARAVVEQYEQGYEVLSAEALKPLYAPGDDVLVVAQGRAWRGVAAVDGYLRDLFARAEAVRLDLSDVRVQSLGADAAEVSAAVVREIRTGATTAIERGVLTLTLSRVGDRWLIRTEHFSYGR
- the glpX gene encoding class II fructose-bisphosphatase → MDDRNLALEMARVTEAAALAAAREMGRGDRRHADHVAVEAMRRAFDRIDIRGTVVIGEGERDEAPMLYIGEQVGAGWHNGNERSPRVDIAVDPLEGTNLCATGAPDAIAVIALADDGKFLNAPDTYMEKIAVGPAARGVIDLRESWTWNLQRIAKAVGKDVTDLTAIILDRDRHKELIAEVRQAGARIRLIGDGDVSAAIATCKEETGIDVLFGTGGAPEGVIAAAALRCVGGDMQGRLRWRSDEEKQRGLAMGIQDPDKIYTLEELAQGHVMFAATGVTSGSFLSGVRFFGGGAHTESVVMRSKSGTVRWIKTTHRFESKPAYDWFKAPR
- a CDS encoding acyl-CoA thioesterase, which gives rise to MGVVYYANYLRYFEAARAAFLRAKGGSHRDLDAWGVALPVAEAHCKYHRPARYEDVLEVDARVTELRGASLRFDYAIRRDGELLVTGYTVHACVDAGGRPRRIPGPLRDLIGPVPSE
- a CDS encoding homoserine dehydrogenase, translating into MRQIGVGLLGLGNVGSGVVRLLAENAEAIEDRLGAQLVVRAIAVRAPDKPRAVDVDPALVTTDAGAVIDRDDVDIVCELVGGETDARDYVLRAIDRGKHVVTANKALLAVHGEEVFTAAERRGVDVYYEAAVCAGVPIIRALREGLASDRIESVYGIVNGTSNFILTRMAEEGAPFDEVVRAAQEAGYAEADPSFDVDGIDAAHKLAILTMLCFGTSVALSDIYIEDIRSLSPVDFAFADRFGYVIKPLAIARAHDDGLELRVHPTMVPKSWLLASVPGANNALYVRSYALGPSMYYGAGAGMMPTAVAAVSDLIEVSRNVLANAAGHLPLRSYARMPNRPVRDIGRLDTPYYMRFGVLDRPGVLGQLTTVLGDHQISIAQVVQEGPREPERPVRVVVLTHAARESNVRHALAQVAKLASVVEPAQIIRIAQ